The following coding sequences are from one Lemur catta isolate mLemCat1 chromosome 16, mLemCat1.pri, whole genome shotgun sequence window:
- the TUBB6 gene encoding tubulin beta-6 chain: MREIVHIQAGQCGNQIGTKFWEVISDEHGIDPAGGYVGDSALQLERINVYYNESSSQKYVPRAALVDLEPGTMDSVRSGPFGQLFRPDNFIFGQTGAGNNWAKGHYTEGAELVDAVLDVVRKECEHCDCLQGFQLTHSLGGGTGSGMGTLLISKIREEYPDRIMNTFSVMPSPKVSDTVVEPYNATLSVHQLVENTDETYCIDNEALYDICFRTLKLTTPTYGDLNHLVSATMSGVTTSLRFPGQLNADLRKLAVNMVPFPRLHFFMPGFAPLTSRGSQQYRALTVPELTQQMFDARNMMAACDPRHGRYLTVATVFRGPMSMKEVDEQMLAIQNKNSSYFVEWIPNNVKVAVCDIPPRGLKMAATFIGNSTAIQELFKRISEQFSAMFRRKAFLHWFTGEGMDEMEFTEAESNMNDLVSEYQQYQDATVNDGEEAFEDDEEEINE; the protein is encoded by the exons ATGAGGGAGATCGTGCACATCCAGGCGGGCCAGTGCGGGAACCAGATCGGCACCAAG TTTTGGGAAGTGATCAGCGACGAACATGGCATCGACCCTGCCGGAGGCTACGTGGGTGACTCGGCGCTGCAACTGGAGAGAATCAACGTCTACTACAATGAGTCATCCT CTCAGAAATACGtgcccagggctgccctggtGGACCTGGAGCCCGGCACCATGGACAGTGTGCGGTCCGGGCCTTTCGGACAGCTCTTCCGGCCTGACAATTTCATCTTCG gCCAGACGGGCGCAGGGAACAACTGGGCGAAGGGCCACTACACGGAGGGCGCGGAGCTGGTGGACGCGGTCCTGGACGTGGTGCGGAAGGAGTGCGAGCACTGCGACTGCCTGCAGGGCTTCCAGCTGACGCACTCGCTGGGCGGCGGCACGGGGTCCGGCATGGGCACCCTGCTCATCAGCAAGATCCGCGAGGAGTACCCCGACCGCATCATGAACACCTTCAGCGTCATGCCCTCGCCCAAGGTGTCGGACACGGTGGTGGAGCCCTACAACGCCACCCTGTCCGTGCACCAGCTGGTGGAGAACACGGACGAGACCTACTGCATCGACAACGAGGCGCTCTACGACATCTGCTTCCGCACCCTGAAGCTGACCACGCCCACCTACGGCGACCTCAACCACCTGGTGTCGGCCACCATGAGCGGGGTCACCACCTCGCTGCGCTTCCCGGGCCAGCTCAACGCCGACCTGCGCAAGCTGGCCGTGAACATGGTGCCCTTCCCGCGCCTGCACTTCTTCATGCCGGGCTTCGCGCCGCTGACCAGCCGCGGCAGCCAGCAGTACCGCGCGCTCACTGTGCCCGAGCTCACGCAGCAGATGTTCGACGCCAGGAACATGATGGCCGCCTGCGACCCGCGCCACGGCCGCTACCTGACCGTGGCCACCGTCTTCCGCGGCCCCATGTCCATGAAGGAGGTGGACGAGCAGATGCTGGCCATCCAGAACAAGAACAGCAGCTACTTCGTGGAGTGGATCCCCAACAACGTCAAGGTGGCCGTGTGCGACATCCCGCCGCGCGGCCTGAAGATGGCGGCCACCTTCATCGGCAACAGCACGGCCATCCAGGAGCTGTTCAAGCGCATCTCGGAGCAGTTCTCGGCCATGTTCCGGCGCAAGGCCTTCCTGCACTGGTTCACGGGCGAGGGCATGGACGAGATGGAGTTCACCGAGGCCGAGAGCAACATGAACGACCTGGTGTCCGAGTACCAGCAGTACCAGGACGCCACCGTCAACGACGGGGAGGAGGCTTTTGAGGATGACGAGGAGGAGATCAACGAATAG